The Thioalkalivibrio sulfidiphilus HL-EbGr7 genome includes the window CACGTAGTCCTCCCCCGGCCCCCGGGCCTTGGGGTCGGTGCCGCACAGCACCAGGGTCTCGTCGAACAGCTGCTCCACCGTGAGCCCCGGGCTGTGGCGCGGGGTGTACATGAGCCCCACGTCCAGGGTGCCCTCCACCAGGCGGCGCATCAGGTCCTCCTCGAAGCCGATCTCGCTGCGCACCGAGACATCCGGGGCACTGGCGCGGAAGCGCCCCAGCCACTGGGGCAGGAAGCCCTCCCACAGGGCGATGCGCGCGCCCACGGTGATGCTGGCCCGGAAGCGGCTGGGCAGGCCCACGTCGTGGCGGGCCTGCTCCAGGGTCAGCAGCAGGGACTTGGCGTGGCGCAGGAAGCGCCGCCCGGCGGCGGTGAGGCTGGCCCCCGAGCGGTTGCGCACGAACAGCCGGTTGCCCAGGTCCGCCTCCAGGCGCTGGATGCGCGCGCTCACCGTGGACTGGGTGACATGCAGCCGCTCGGCCGCCTCCAGGAAGCTGCCGTGGGCCGCCACCGCCAGGAAGGTGCGTATCTGGTCCGTGTCCATGGATTTAATATCGGATATGCCGATATCAAAGTCCAATAAGTTTCGTTTGTCTTGTGTTATGGCCTCGTATAGCGTCAATGCATGGGACCCACGCAGGAGGACACGCCATGGGCATCGCACTGAACGAACGACGCATCGAGACCGACGAGGAAGGCTTCCTGATCGACCCGGAGGCCTGGGACGAGACCGTGGCCGAGACCCTGGCCCGGCAGGAGGGACTGGAGCTGGGCGCGGAGCACCGCAAGGTGCTGGACTTCATCCGTCGCCACTACGACACCCAGCACGTGGCCGTGGACGCCCGCTTCGTCATCAAGTACCTGGCCGAGGAACTGGGCTACGGCAGGCAGGCCCGCCAGCGGCTCTACGAGCTGTTCCCCTACGGCTACATGCAGCAGGTGTGCAAGATCGCCGGCATGCGCCGCCCCCGGGCCTGGAGCACGGGCTGAAGAGCCTGTTCTCTCGCGGAGACGCGGAGGCGCAGGGAAAAATCATCTGCAATAGGCTTTTCCGTGCCCCCGTGGCTCCGTGAGAGGGATTTGTTTTCAGCAGGACCCGGCAAACCCCATGTGCTCTCACGGAGCCACGGAGGCACGGGGAGAACCAAATCAAGACGTTTCTTTCTCTGCGCCTCCGCGTCTCCGCGAGAGAACAGGGGTTCCCTAAACCTTCAGTCGCCGCCGAACAGTTGGCGGAAGCCCTCGATGCCTGCCACGGTCACCAGGGTCGTGCCCACGGACCAGAAGGCGAGGCTCACGGTCATCCACAGGGCCGTGGCGCGCCGGTCGGCGTGCAGGGCCAGGGCCATCACCGCCGCCAGGTGAATCCCCGTCACCGCCGGACCCGCCAGGGCCAGCCCCGGCAGGCCCCACTTCGCCCAGACCCGCATGGCCCGCGCGCTCCAGCGCCGGCGCACCGGCCCCCGGCGCCGTTCCCACCACTGAAACAGCGCGATGATGCCGAACACCGGCAGGGCATTGCCCACGAAGCTCACGATCGTCACCGGCACGGGCGCGAGCCCCGCGCCGATGGCCACGGGGATCACGATCATGATCTCCAGCCAGGGGGTGGCGGCGGCGAGGAAGACCAGGGTGTATTGCCAGAGGAGGTCCATGGGGGGCCTTGGAGACTGAGACTTGGATATATCCCTGAACATAAACACATAGGGGCCCATTGAGGGCCCCTATGTGTTGCGCCCGAGAGGATTGACTCGGGCCATCCCTGGCCCTCGCCCCTGCGGGGCAGTGCGCATTCGCGCACTGTCAGATTGGCCTTCCTGCCAACCTAATGACTCGGGCCATCCCTGGCCCTCGCCCCTGCGGGGGCAGCGCGCATTCGCGCACTGTCAGATTGGCCATCCTGCCAACCTGATGACTCGGCCCATCCCTGGGCCTCACCCCTGCGGGGCAGTGCACTATCCGCACTGTCAATCCGGCTGTCCTGCCGGATTAATCGAACCGGAGGTCCGAACCAAAGCTTTCGGGCGCGCCAGATACCCAAAGGCCCACCATTGTAGGCGGGCCTTTGGGTATCTGGCGCGCCCGAGAGGATTCGAACCTCTGACCTCTGCCTCCGGAGGGCAGCGCTCTATCCAGCTGAGCTACGGGCGCGTAAGGGTCGGAATCTTACTCTGACGGAGGAACCGCGTCCATGCCCGCCCGGGCTGCGCGACGGGCGGGGCTTCATCCTGGTGCAGTCTTGGCAGCCCTTGCACACCGGGCGGGCAGCTAGTGTCCTGTCTGATCAATATCTTGTCATTCAGCGTGGCTGTGCGGGCGTGTGGCTAGGCACGCTTGCGCAGGAATGGCCACCCCCATTTCAAGCAAGCGTAACAACGCCACACGCCCGCACAGCCGCGCCCGCAGGGAGCCTCGCAAAAGCGGCAATGCGGCGTTGCGCACCTTGCCAAGGGCTTGCCATTGGCTGCGATGCGCGCCTTGCCTTGGCGCTTTTGCGAGGCTCTGAATGACAAGATATTGATCAGACAGGACACTAGAACCGCGCGGCAAGGCGGGACGCGGCCCGGCTGGCTGGCCCGGTGCTTGCTTGAAGTTCTTGCACACCCGGCGCCCCGGGTGTGGCCTGGCGGGACGACCCCCGGGCGCGGTGGACCTTGCGGGACGACCCGCGGATCGCACCCATGCCACGCATCTGGAGATACGAAGACGGCCGCTGGCCGAATCTCGCCGCACTGACCTATTGCCTCGCCGCCTACGCGGGCGGCCTCGCGCTGATCACCCAGGGTTCGCTGTTGCTCGCCCTGCCAGGCATCCTGCTGCTGGCCCACGGGCTGGTGATCGGCGCCTACCTGATCCACGAGTGCGCCCACAACACGATCCTTCGGGACAACCGCTGGAACGCCCGGCTCGGAGAGAACCTCAGCTGGCTGGTGGGCAGTGCCTACGGGGATTACGAGGGCATCCGCCACAAGCATTTCCGCCACCACGTGGATCGGGCCGACATCGTGGCCTTCGACTTCCGGGTGCATCTGCAGCGCCACCCGGCGCTGCTGCGGGTGATCCAGACCCTGGAATGGTTCTACATCCCGGCGGTGGACCTGCTCATGCACGCCCTGGTCCTGATCCTGCCGTTCACCCTGCCCTCGCGCCGGCAGCGGCGCACCCGGGTGATCGGGGTGCTGCTCACCCGTCTGGCCTTCTTCGGCCTGATTGCCGCCCTGAGCCCCATGGCGCTCATCTACTACGCCATTGCCTACCTGCTGTTCCTGCACGTGCTGCGCTTCATGGACGTGCACCAGCACACCTACCCCCTGTTCGAGCACCTGGAACAGGCCCAGGGCGAATCCACACCGGCCTTCGACCGGGCCCACGAGGAACGCAACACCTATTCCAACCTGGTCTCGGTGCGCCACCCGTGGATGAACCTGCTGACCCTGAACTTCGGTTATCACAACGCCCACCACACCCGGCCCACGGAACCCTGGTACCGGCTGCCGGCCCTGCATCGCAGGCTCTACGGCGATCAGACCGACCGGGTGCTGCCGGTCGGCCGGCTGCTCGGGGCCTACCACCGCCACCGGGTCGCCCGGGTGCTGCACGCGGACCCGCCGGACCGGCCGGTGGGCGATCCGTCGGGCTTCGTGGGCGTGGTGGGCGTGTCCTTTCTGACGGCGCACTGAACGCGGAGGTCTTCACTTGGAACTCAAGGTCTACAAGAGCCTGTGGGGCTACGACGGCGACTGGAAGCGGGCCATCCTCGAGGCCCTGGCGGACGGCTTCGACGGCATCGAGGGGCCGGCCCCGGTACAGACCTCGGAGCGCCGGCATTTCGGCCGCGCCCTGCAGGTGCATGGTCTCGACTACATCGCCGAGATCTGCACCGCAGGCAGCTACGTGCCGGATCGCCAGGCAAGCCCGGAGGAACACCTGGGCTCGCTGCGCCAGCGCCTGGAATGGAGCGCGGAACTGGCGCCGCGGCGGGTGACCTCCCTGGCCGGTTGCGATGCCTGGCCCGAGGACACGAGCCGCGATTTCTTCGCCGAGGCCATGGCACTGGCCGAGTCCTACAACCAGGAGATCAGCTTCGAGACCCACCGGGGCCGGTCGCTCTTCAACCCCTGGACCACCCGGCGTCTGGCCGAGGCCCTGCCGGGACTTCAACTCACCGCCGACTTCAGCCACTGGTGCGTGGTGTGCGAACGGCTCATGGACAGCGAGCGGGACGTGATCGAGGCCATCGCCCCCCGGGTACGCCACGTGCACGCCCGGGTGGGCTACGAGCAGGGGCCGCAGGTGCCCCATCCGGCGGCCCCCGAGTATGCCCAGGCCCTGAGCGCGCATCAGGGCTGGTGGGAGATCGTCTGGAAGGCGATGGCAGCACGGGGCGACACCCTGGCCACCCTCACCCCGGAGTTCGGCCCCGACGGCTACCTGCACCACCTGCCCTTCACCGGCGTGCCCGTGGCCGACCTGCGCGAGATCAACCGCTGGATGGCCCATACCGAACGGGCGCACTTCGCCCAGTGCATGGCGGGGTAAACGGTCATTTCTTTTTTAGCCACAGAGGACACAGAGGTCACAGAGAAAAGATCGGAAAGCAACATCGCTCTTGATTTGTGATGTGCTCCGGTTCCCGCACCGGGGTCGAAGGCCGCGCAATCGCATTCCTCTAGTCTTTTTCCTCTGTGACCTCTGTGACCTCTGTGGCTAACACGCCCTTGCCTTTCATAACCCCCGCCCCAAACAGGTACAAACCCACCCCGCACGCACCAGTTGAGGGCAGACACCCTCGTCGCGTCCCCGCCCGGTACACCGTAGACATAGACAAAACAGGGGCTTGGCGACCACAACGACCGATGGCACAGGCGTTGCTTTGCACGTATTACCGAATCAACCAACGGTAATACCCCTGGAGGCAGCACCATGTTCAAACCCCTCAAGCGACTCTTCGGTGCCCTGGTGGGCATCACCATGCTGGGCATGTCCGCCCAGGCCCTGTCCGAACCCCTGAAGATCGGCTACAGCGACTGGCCCGGCTGGGTCGCCTGGGAAGTGGCCATCGAGAAGGACTGGTTCAAGGAAGAAGGGGTGGACGTGAAGTTCGAATGGTTCGACTACGTGGCCTCCATGGACGCCTTCGCCGCCGGCCAGCTGGATGCCGTGGCCATGACCAATGGCGATGCCCTGGTCACCGGCGCCACCGGCGCGCGCAACGTGATGATCATCATCAACGACTACTCCAACGGCAATGACATGATCATCGCCCGGCGCGGCATCAGCTCCGTGGCCGATCTGAAGGGCAGGAAGATCGGCGTGGAGATAGGCTTCGTCTCCCACCTGCTGCTGCTCAACGCCCTGGAGAAGAACGGCATGAGCGAATCGGACGTGGAGCTGATCAACGTGCCCACCAATGAGACGCCCCAGGTGCTCGCCTCCGGCAACGTGGACGCCATCGTCGCCTGGCAGCCCAGCTCCGGCCAGGCCCTGAACCTGGTGCCCGGCTCCACCGCCATCTACACCAGCGCCGACGAACCCGGTCTGATCTACGACGTGCTGGCGGTCTCCCCCACCAGCCTGGCCGCGAACCGTGACGCCTGGATCAAGGTGGCGCGGGTCTGGTACCGGGCGGTGGATTACATCCAGGATCCGGCCACCCGCGCCGACGCGGTGCGCATCATGGCCGCGCGCGTGGGCATCCCGCCCGCCGACTACGAGGGCTTCATCGAGGGCACCAAGATCCTGACCCGTGAAGAGGCCATGGAATTCTTCACGAAGGGCGACGGCTTCACCTCCCTGTACGGCTCCTCGAAGATCGCCGACGAGTTCAACGTCGCCAATGACGTGTATACCGAACCGCAGCCCGTCGAGGACTACATCGACGCCAGCATCACCGGCGCCCTGTAAGGACCGGCCCACCAGATCCGGCAGGCGGAGAGACGGGACCCATGAACAAGCCCTGGTTTGCGGTGCGCAAGGAACTGTCGTCACGACGACGCACCTTCCTGGCCGTCATGAGCTTCGTCCTCCCCCTGCTGGTCTGGTCTTTGTTCAGCTATGTGCCCTTCATCTGGCATCCCCAGGTGGAGATCATCGAACCCGGTGAGGTGGACTATTTCCGCACCGGCATGCTGGTGGACCGCGCCGTCTTCGAACAGGAAAAGGAGGCGATGCGCGCCGAGGGCCGCGAACTGCCCACCGGCACGCGCACCAAC containing:
- a CDS encoding LysR family transcriptional regulator gives rise to the protein MDTDQIRTFLAVAAHGSFLEAAERLHVTQSTVSARIQRLEADLGNRLFVRNRSGASLTAAGRRFLRHAKSLLLTLEQARHDVGLPSRFRASITVGARIALWEGFLPQWLGRFRASAPDVSVRSEIGFEEDLMRRLVEGTLDVGLMYTPRHSPGLTVEQLFDETLVLCGTDPKARGPGEDYVHVDWGPAFHAQHAQHYPDVERPALHANIGWLGVQIILCNGGSCFLPERMARPLIEAGRLFPVPGSPRLSLPAYMVFPRDSESPVLPQVLHGLRALAAEQG
- a CDS encoding ABC transporter substrate-binding protein — protein: MFKPLKRLFGALVGITMLGMSAQALSEPLKIGYSDWPGWVAWEVAIEKDWFKEEGVDVKFEWFDYVASMDAFAAGQLDAVAMTNGDALVTGATGARNVMIIINDYSNGNDMIIARRGISSVADLKGRKIGVEIGFVSHLLLLNALEKNGMSESDVELINVPTNETPQVLASGNVDAIVAWQPSSGQALNLVPGSTAIYTSADEPGLIYDVLAVSPTSLAANRDAWIKVARVWYRAVDYIQDPATRADAVRIMAARVGIPPADYEGFIEGTKILTREEAMEFFTKGDGFTSLYGSSKIADEFNVANDVYTEPQPVEDYIDASITGAL
- a CDS encoding TusE/DsrC/DsvC family sulfur relay protein, yielding MGIALNERRIETDEEGFLIDPEAWDETVAETLARQEGLELGAEHRKVLDFIRRHYDTQHVAVDARFVIKYLAEELGYGRQARQRLYELFPYGYMQQVCKIAGMRRPRAWSTG
- a CDS encoding sugar phosphate isomerase/epimerase family protein, with product MELKVYKSLWGYDGDWKRAILEALADGFDGIEGPAPVQTSERRHFGRALQVHGLDYIAEICTAGSYVPDRQASPEEHLGSLRQRLEWSAELAPRRVTSLAGCDAWPEDTSRDFFAEAMALAESYNQEISFETHRGRSLFNPWTTRRLAEALPGLQLTADFSHWCVVCERLMDSERDVIEAIAPRVRHVHARVGYEQGPQVPHPAAPEYAQALSAHQGWWEIVWKAMAARGDTLATLTPEFGPDGYLHHLPFTGVPVADLREINRWMAHTERAHFAQCMAG
- a CDS encoding fatty acid desaturase family protein; this translates as MPRIWRYEDGRWPNLAALTYCLAAYAGGLALITQGSLLLALPGILLLAHGLVIGAYLIHECAHNTILRDNRWNARLGENLSWLVGSAYGDYEGIRHKHFRHHVDRADIVAFDFRVHLQRHPALLRVIQTLEWFYIPAVDLLMHALVLILPFTLPSRRQRRTRVIGVLLTRLAFFGLIAALSPMALIYYAIAYLLFLHVLRFMDVHQHTYPLFEHLEQAQGESTPAFDRAHEERNTYSNLVSVRHPWMNLLTLNFGYHNAHHTRPTEPWYRLPALHRRLYGDQTDRVLPVGRLLGAYHRHRVARVLHADPPDRPVGDPSGFVGVVGVSFLTAH
- a CDS encoding small multi-drug export protein, which encodes MDLLWQYTLVFLAAATPWLEIMIVIPVAIGAGLAPVPVTIVSFVGNALPVFGIIALFQWWERRRGPVRRRWSARAMRVWAKWGLPGLALAGPAVTGIHLAAVMALALHADRRATALWMTVSLAFWSVGTTLVTVAGIEGFRQLFGGD